In Hwangdonia lutea, a single window of DNA contains:
- a CDS encoding M28 family peptidase produces the protein MKVLITFGFCLLTITSFSQNHQKIYDIIDAVSADRIQKDIQTLVNFGTRNTFSDTLSKTRGIGAARRWIKSEFESISKECNQCLEVFYQKDFATKEGNRRVPHDAWVVNVVAIQKGTTYPNRYIIMSGDIDSRASNTMDFTTDAPGANDNASGMAGTIEAARVLSKYKFENSIVYVGLSGEEQGLFGGAGLAKYAQDKGWDIIGVLNNDMIGNIKGVDGVIDNRTFRIFSEPTPPTETERQRNARRFYGGEVDGISRQLARYIHKTTKTYMPEMNPMMVYRLDRFGRGGHHRPFNDLGFAGIRIMEAHENYTQQHQDIRQENGIKYGDVIEHVNFDYAKKLTAVNAINMASLAAAPPQPTKVAIGGIVQPSVKFKWDKVDGAKGYKIYWRNTTSPTWDHSRYVGDVSEFTLNGIVIDNYFFGIASVGENGFESVIAFPNKIFRD, from the coding sequence ATGAAAGTTCTAATCACATTTGGCTTTTGCCTTTTAACCATTACTTCCTTTTCTCAAAACCATCAAAAAATTTACGATATTATTGATGCGGTATCGGCCGATCGTATTCAAAAAGACATTCAAACTTTGGTTAATTTTGGCACACGAAACACCTTTAGCGATACCCTTTCCAAAACACGTGGTATTGGCGCAGCAAGACGTTGGATTAAATCAGAATTCGAGTCTATCTCAAAAGAATGCAACCAGTGCTTAGAGGTTTTCTACCAAAAAGATTTTGCAACCAAAGAAGGGAACCGTCGCGTGCCACACGATGCTTGGGTGGTTAATGTTGTGGCCATTCAAAAAGGTACAACCTACCCCAATCGCTACATTATAATGAGTGGCGATATCGATTCTCGCGCCAGTAATACCATGGATTTTACAACCGATGCCCCCGGAGCAAACGATAATGCCTCGGGTATGGCGGGCACTATTGAAGCCGCTCGAGTATTGAGTAAATACAAGTTTGAAAACAGCATAGTTTATGTCGGGCTTTCTGGCGAGGAACAAGGGCTTTTTGGCGGTGCTGGATTAGCAAAATATGCTCAGGATAAAGGTTGGGACATTATCGGTGTTTTAAATAACGACATGATTGGAAACATTAAAGGCGTTGATGGTGTAATCGACAATAGAACCTTTAGAATCTTTTCTGAACCCACGCCTCCAACCGAAACCGAACGCCAAAGAAATGCACGTCGTTTTTACGGTGGCGAAGTCGATGGTATTTCACGCCAATTAGCACGTTATATTCATAAAACCACAAAAACCTATATGCCGGAAATGAACCCTATGATGGTGTACCGATTGGATCGCTTTGGTCGTGGCGGACATCATAGACCGTTTAACGACTTGGGTTTTGCGGGCATCAGGATTATGGAAGCACACGAAAACTACACCCAGCAACATCAAGATATTCGCCAAGAAAACGGCATAAAATATGGCGATGTCATCGAGCATGTTAATTTTGATTATGCAAAAAAACTAACTGCGGTTAACGCTATAAATATGGCGAGTTTAGCTGCTGCACCACCGCAGCCAACAAAGGTGGCTATTGGTGGTATTGTACAACCTTCGGTGAAATTTAAATGGGATAAGGTTGATGGCGCCAAAGGATATAAAATATACTGGCGAAATACCACATCGCCCACCTGGGACCATAGCCGGTACGTTGGTGATGTATCGGAATTTACTTTAAATGGAATCGTGATTGACAATTACTTTTTTGGCATCGCATCGGTTGGAGAAAATGGTTTTGAAAGCGTGATTGCTTTTCCAAACAAAATATTTAGAGATTAA
- a CDS encoding M1 family metallopeptidase, with protein sequence MNYCFRLFVIFLMFSYVSIEAQDLSSEKHQFTRQDTLRGSITPERSWWDLTYYHLDIKVNPEEKSIKGKNTIQYKVLENHSVMQIDLQPPLKLTKATQNGKDLDIKHDGNAHFITLIDNQNEGDINSVTVYYEGIPKEAIRAPWDGGVSWRKDNNGNHFIATSCQGLGASVWWPNKDHMYDEVDSMLISVNVPSKLMNVSNGRLRKIEQIGDTKTYHWFVKNPINNYGVNMNIGDYVHFSEVYDGMAGNLDMDYYVLRDNLEKAKTHFKDAPKMMEAFEHWFGQYPFYADGFKLVEVPYLGMEHQSSVTYGNQYKKGYLGHDLSGTGWGLKFDFIIIHEAGHEWFANNITNKDIADMWIHESFTSYSENLFLDYYYGKEASADYVIGTRKNIANDKPIIGKYYGVNKKGSGTDMYYKGANVLHTLRQLIEDDEKWRQILRKMNVEFYHQTVTTQQIENFLSKETGIDLTEFFNQYLRTTLIPTLEYTFEDKTLKYRWTNIVDGFDMPIQIKIDDKAQWLFPKAAWKTMPLNSGNPTLIVDRNFYVKVKKL encoded by the coding sequence ATGAATTACTGCTTCCGTTTATTTGTAATCTTTTTAATGTTTTCGTATGTTTCCATCGAAGCACAAGACCTGTCATCTGAAAAACATCAATTTACAAGGCAAGACACCTTACGTGGTAGCATTACTCCCGAGCGTTCTTGGTGGGATTTAACCTATTATCATTTAGATATAAAAGTAAATCCGGAAGAAAAATCCATTAAAGGAAAAAACACCATTCAATATAAAGTTTTAGAAAATCATTCCGTGATGCAAATCGATTTGCAACCACCTTTAAAACTCACAAAAGCAACCCAAAACGGAAAAGATTTAGACATAAAACACGACGGAAATGCACATTTTATCACGCTAATCGATAATCAAAATGAGGGCGATATAAATAGCGTAACAGTGTATTACGAGGGAATCCCGAAGGAAGCCATTCGCGCCCCTTGGGACGGTGGTGTTTCATGGAGAAAAGACAACAATGGCAACCATTTTATTGCCACATCGTGCCAAGGTTTGGGCGCGAGCGTTTGGTGGCCCAATAAAGACCACATGTACGATGAAGTTGATAGCATGCTCATCAGTGTAAACGTGCCTTCAAAATTAATGAATGTTTCCAACGGCAGATTGCGTAAAATCGAGCAAATTGGCGATACAAAAACCTATCATTGGTTTGTAAAAAACCCCATCAATAACTACGGGGTTAATATGAATATTGGTGATTATGTCCATTTTTCCGAGGTATACGATGGTATGGCAGGGAACTTGGATATGGACTATTACGTTTTGCGCGATAACCTCGAAAAAGCCAAAACCCACTTTAAAGACGCCCCAAAAATGATGGAAGCCTTTGAGCATTGGTTTGGGCAATATCCGTTTTATGCCGATGGTTTTAAACTGGTTGAAGTACCGTATCTGGGCATGGAACATCAAAGCTCTGTAACCTACGGCAATCAGTACAAAAAAGGATATTTAGGACACGATTTATCGGGCACTGGTTGGGGTTTAAAATTCGATTTTATCATTATCCACGAAGCTGGTCACGAGTGGTTTGCCAACAACATTACCAATAAAGACATCGCCGATATGTGGATTCATGAAAGCTTTACATCCTATTCCGAAAACTTATTTTTAGATTATTATTACGGCAAAGAAGCTTCGGCAGATTACGTTATTGGCACGAGAAAAAACATAGCTAATGATAAACCCATCATTGGAAAATATTATGGCGTAAACAAAAAAGGCTCGGGCACAGATATGTATTACAAAGGCGCCAATGTGTTGCATACCTTGCGACAACTTATTGAGGATGATGAAAAATGGCGACAAATTTTACGTAAAATGAATGTTGAATTTTATCATCAAACCGTAACTACGCAACAAATAGAAAATTTTTTATCGAAAGAAACCGGTATTGATTTAACCGAATTTTTTAATCAGTATTTACGAACTACATTAATTCCGACTTTGGAATATACCTTTGAAGATAAAACCTTAAAATACCGTTGGACCAATATTGTTGATGGTTTTGACATGCCTATTCAAATTAAAATTGATGATAAAGCACAATGGCTGTTTCCGAAAGCAGCATGGAAAACGATGCCTTTAAATTCAGGAAACCCGACTTTAATAGTGGATAGAAATTTTTACGTTAAAGTGAAAAAACTTTAA
- a CDS encoding nuclear transport factor 2 family protein, with amino-acid sequence MKLNLVIFLIFSLSVYSQTHTDSLHKNQPESIVQKHIEPFNNRNLDDFVKAFDSRILVSRFPNDTMYLGRDKLKENYARFFQKNKKSHVKVLKRMVINNIVIDEELATVNHATNRHVTIYNTGKEGIKSMTFVNNSKTTSNPEAIVNKQLEAYNKRDIDAFVNTYSTDIKLYKFPNSLMSEGQDALKKQYESMFEKTPDLNAEIVNRMVLGNKVIDKEKVTANGNIFYAIAIYEVKNGKINKVTFIQ; translated from the coding sequence ATGAAACTAAATCTAGTCATTTTCCTCATATTTTCCCTTTCGGTTTATTCGCAAACCCACACAGATTCACTGCACAAAAACCAACCTGAAAGCATAGTGCAAAAACACATTGAACCTTTTAACAACAGAAATTTAGATGACTTTGTTAAGGCTTTCGATAGTCGTATTTTAGTAAGCCGATTTCCAAATGACACCATGTATTTAGGGCGCGATAAATTAAAGGAAAACTATGCCCGTTTCTTTCAAAAAAATAAAAAATCCCATGTTAAAGTGCTCAAACGCATGGTAATAAACAATATTGTAATTGACGAAGAATTAGCCACCGTAAACCATGCAACCAATAGGCATGTTACTATCTACAATACCGGAAAAGAAGGCATAAAATCCATGACTTTTGTCAATAACTCAAAAACAACTTCAAACCCCGAAGCTATTGTAAACAAACAACTGGAAGCTTACAACAAACGCGATATCGATGCCTTTGTAAATACCTATTCAACCGATATAAAATTATACAAATTCCCCAACAGTTTAATGTCCGAAGGGCAAGATGCGCTTAAAAAACAGTACGAATCGATGTTCGAAAAAACTCCCGATTTAAATGCTGAAATTGTAAACAGAATGGTATTGGGCAATAAAGTAATAGACAAAGAAAAGGTTACTGCCAATGGTAATATTTTTTATGCTATTGCTATATACGAGGTCAAAAACGGCAAAATAAATAAAGTAACATTTATTCAATAA
- a CDS encoding PepSY-associated TM helix domain-containing protein has translation MKAKTKALAKQSRIYRKLHKFVAVPFVVFMFIMGATGLLLAWKDQLQFKPSTQKSIANNRDLIALDVIKDNAVAYIEKMNLSSEINRIDYRPNKGTAKVRFENHFTELQIDCFSGEIISKKQRTADIIEMIHDGSILDYLFKNQSKPLKLFYSTATSLALILLSFSGFWLWLKPRQIKKIKR, from the coding sequence TTGAAAGCAAAAACCAAAGCATTAGCAAAACAATCTAGAATTTACAGAAAACTGCATAAGTTTGTTGCCGTTCCCTTTGTTGTGTTTATGTTTATAATGGGAGCTACAGGTTTACTTCTTGCCTGGAAAGATCAACTGCAATTTAAACCCAGCACTCAAAAATCCATTGCCAATAATCGCGATTTAATTGCTTTAGATGTCATTAAAGACAATGCGGTTGCTTATATTGAAAAAATGAATCTATCGTCTGAAATCAACCGAATTGATTATCGGCCCAATAAAGGCACAGCCAAAGTGCGTTTTGAGAATCATTTTACAGAATTACAAATAGATTGCTTTTCCGGTGAAATAATTTCTAAAAAACAACGAACAGCAGACATCATCGAGATGATTCACGATGGCTCTATCCTGGATTATCTCTTCAAAAATCAGTCTAAGCCATTAAAGCTTTTTTACTCAACCGCAACCTCATTAGCTCTAATTCTCCTGTCTTTTAGTGGTTTTTGGTTATGGCTAAAACCCCGTCAAATAAAAAAAATAAAGCGCTAA
- a CDS encoding acyl-CoA dehydrogenase family protein, whose amino-acid sequence METKEKDLLRGGQFLVKETNCEDVFTPEDFSEEQNMMKEAVIEFNDREIIPHKPRFEAKDFALTEEVMRKAGELGFLGVAVPEAYGGLEMGFVSTLLVCDYISSGTGSFSTAFGAHTGIGTMPITLYGTEEQKQKYVPKLATGEWFGAYCLTEPGAGSDANSGKTTATLSDDGKSYKINGQKMWISNAGFCSLMIVFARIENDKNITGFIVENDASNGITMGEEEHKLGIRASSTRQVFFNDTVVPIENMLAGRGEGFKIAMNALNVGRIKLAGACLDSQRRILTTAVQYANERKQFKTPISEFGAIKVKLAEMATSAYAGESATYRAAKNIEDRIALRVAAGNSHQEAELKGVEEYAIECSILKVAVSEDVQNAADEGIQIFGGMGFSEETPMEAAWRDARIARIYEGTNEINRMLSVGMLVKKAMKGHVDLLGPAQAVQEELMGIPSFETPNYSELFSEEKEMIKKLKKTFLMVAGGAVQKYGPQLEDHQQLLIAAADILIEIYMAESAILRTEKNAKRFGEEAQSVQIAMSKLYLYHAVDIIEEKGKESIISFAEGDEQRMLLMGLKRFTKYQNYPDIVDLRNEIAEKVKTENKYCF is encoded by the coding sequence ATGGAAACAAAAGAAAAAGACCTATTAAGAGGCGGCCAATTCTTAGTAAAAGAAACAAACTGCGAAGACGTATTTACTCCAGAAGATTTTTCGGAAGAACAAAATATGATGAAAGAAGCGGTTATAGAATTTAACGACCGCGAAATTATTCCACACAAACCACGTTTTGAAGCAAAAGATTTTGCTTTAACCGAGGAAGTTATGCGTAAGGCTGGAGAACTAGGTTTTCTTGGTGTCGCTGTACCTGAAGCTTACGGAGGTTTGGAAATGGGCTTTGTATCCACCCTATTGGTTTGCGATTACATCTCAAGTGGCACAGGTTCTTTTAGTACCGCATTTGGAGCGCATACAGGTATTGGCACCATGCCAATCACCCTTTATGGTACCGAAGAGCAAAAGCAAAAATATGTTCCTAAGTTAGCCACAGGAGAGTGGTTTGGTGCTTATTGTTTAACCGAGCCCGGAGCAGGTAGTGATGCCAATTCCGGCAAAACCACAGCAACGTTATCCGATGACGGTAAAAGTTACAAAATAAACGGCCAAAAAATGTGGATTTCCAATGCTGGGTTTTGTAGCCTAATGATTGTTTTTGCACGTATTGAAAACGATAAAAACATAACAGGTTTTATTGTTGAAAACGATGCAAGTAACGGCATAACTATGGGCGAAGAAGAGCACAAGCTAGGTATTCGCGCCTCTTCAACCCGACAGGTATTTTTTAACGATACGGTTGTACCCATAGAAAACATGTTGGCTGGTCGTGGTGAAGGCTTTAAAATAGCTATGAACGCCCTTAATGTTGGTCGTATAAAATTGGCAGGCGCTTGTTTAGATTCTCAAAGACGCATCTTAACAACGGCCGTACAATATGCCAATGAACGCAAACAGTTTAAAACACCCATTTCAGAGTTTGGCGCCATTAAGGTAAAATTAGCAGAAATGGCCACCAGTGCCTATGCTGGCGAATCGGCCACCTATCGTGCTGCAAAAAATATTGAAGACCGTATTGCGTTAAGGGTTGCTGCCGGAAACTCACACCAAGAAGCTGAACTTAAAGGTGTTGAAGAATATGCTATTGAATGTTCCATACTTAAAGTTGCGGTCTCTGAAGATGTTCAGAATGCTGCAGATGAAGGTATTCAAATTTTTGGAGGTATGGGATTCTCTGAAGAAACCCCAATGGAAGCTGCTTGGAGAGATGCTCGTATCGCACGTATTTACGAAGGCACCAACGAAATTAACCGAATGCTTTCCGTAGGCATGTTGGTTAAAAAAGCCATGAAAGGACATGTTGACTTATTAGGACCAGCACAAGCTGTACAGGAAGAATTAATGGGTATCCCATCTTTTGAAACACCTAATTATTCCGAGTTGTTTTCAGAAGAAAAGGAAATGATTAAGAAGCTTAAAAAAACATTCCTAATGGTTGCTGGTGGTGCCGTACAAAAATACGGTCCGCAATTAGAAGACCACCAACAATTATTAATTGCCGCCGCCGATATTTTAATTGAAATTTATATGGCCGAATCCGCAATTCTAAGAACAGAGAAAAATGCAAAACGCTTTGGCGAAGAAGCGCAATCTGTTCAAATCGCCATGTCTAAATTATATTTATATCACGCGGTAGACATTATTGAAGAAAAAGGAAAAGAAAGCATCATTTCGTTTGCCGAAGGTGACGAACAACGTATGCTTTTAATGGGACTTAAGCGCTTTACTAAATATCAAAACTATCCAGATATCGTAGATTTACGAAATGAAATAGCTGAAAAAGTAAAGACTGAAAATAAATATTGTTTTTAG
- a CDS encoding WD40/YVTN/BNR-like repeat-containing protein: MKKFITVVMLLCVTIFSAQEFSMDIVKNMAPRNIGPGGMSGRVTAIDVVHKNPDIMYVGTASGGLWKSASGGITWHPIFDTEVTASIGAVAIQQSNPSVIWVGTGEGNPRNSLNGGYGIYRSLDAGKSWKSMGLENTRHIHRVIIDPTNPNVVYVAAIGSPWGEHPERGVFKTTDGGETWNKILFANNKTGAADLVMDPTNPNKLIAALWEHKRDPWFFNSGGEGSGLHMTHDGGKTWKKITDEDGLPKGNLGRIGIAIAANKPNIVYALVEAKKNALYKSEDGGFKWKKINDKNDIGNRPFYYSEIYVDPQNENRVYSIYTYVNVSEDGGKNFTQLMPAYNANNGIHPDHHAWWIHPKNGNFMIDGNDGGLNITKDGGKSWRFIGNLPVAQFYHINVDNDIPYNVYGGMQDNGSWKGPAYVWRDQGIRNSYWQEISFGDGFDVVPDKENSRFGWSMYQQGNVFRYDAETGNNYSVRPTHPDANVKLRFNWNAAINIDPFDSKTLYFGSQFVHKSTDKGLTWEIISDDLTTNDPEKLKQSESGGLTMDATGAENHCTILVIEPSPVEKDMLWIGTDDGRVHITQNGGQSYTEVTKNIKDLPTGSWIAQIKASNKNKGEALLIANDYRRFNYTPYAYRTKNFGKTWTRIVDAHDVESYTLSIIEDIEEPNLMFLGTDDGLYLSLNAGETWTKWTEGFPTVSVKDLVIHPREHDLIIGTFGRAAWVLDDIRPLRAIAKNKQLLSKKLELFSPPIAYQAAYQQPTGSRFGADAIYHGENRKRGAQITYYVTVDNKEVSGDDKDQEKDNDASEKDETKIKWDSLTMKIYDGDRLIRTLNQKAPKETGIYKWTWNMDEKGPDRASRTIRKSKRENGGVQVKPGVYKIVMHFGDQTSEDMISVKSDPRLNKTQSSIDEVYNASKDIESLTQLMADAVKQLVESKNVSKKYQSELKKLDKEKYEDDIKASKNIIKKIDELIALYLGKEDKRQGITRNSEVNINQRIRLANGYVRSRQNGLTSTENTLIEHAKNALKEGLDKTNTFFNNDWKAYKTSMENINLSPFKTTKSFKLN, encoded by the coding sequence ATGAAAAAATTCATAACCGTAGTGATGCTATTGTGCGTTACTATTTTTTCTGCCCAAGAATTCTCCATGGACATCGTGAAAAACATGGCGCCAAGAAACATTGGCCCCGGTGGCATGTCCGGTCGTGTTACTGCCATAGATGTGGTACATAAAAACCCAGACATTATGTATGTGGGTACCGCTTCTGGTGGCCTTTGGAAATCAGCTTCTGGCGGCATTACTTGGCATCCTATTTTTGATACGGAAGTCACGGCTTCCATTGGGGCGGTGGCCATTCAACAATCCAACCCGAGTGTAATTTGGGTGGGCACCGGAGAGGGCAATCCGCGAAATAGTTTAAACGGCGGTTATGGTATTTACCGTTCACTTGATGCTGGAAAATCATGGAAATCAATGGGTTTAGAGAACACGCGGCATATTCATCGTGTTATTATCGACCCCACAAACCCAAATGTTGTTTATGTGGCAGCAATCGGCTCCCCCTGGGGCGAACATCCCGAACGTGGTGTTTTTAAAACTACCGATGGCGGCGAAACTTGGAACAAAATCCTTTTTGCAAACAACAAAACCGGTGCTGCAGATTTGGTAATGGATCCTACAAATCCCAATAAATTAATTGCAGCCCTTTGGGAACACAAACGCGATCCTTGGTTTTTTAATTCCGGTGGTGAAGGTTCTGGTTTGCACATGACGCATGATGGTGGAAAAACATGGAAAAAAATTACCGATGAAGACGGTTTACCTAAAGGCAATTTAGGACGCATAGGCATTGCCATAGCAGCAAACAAACCCAACATAGTTTACGCTTTGGTAGAAGCTAAAAAGAACGCGCTTTACAAAAGTGAAGACGGCGGTTTTAAATGGAAAAAAATAAACGATAAAAACGATATTGGCAATCGTCCGTTTTATTATTCCGAAATTTATGTTGATCCTCAAAATGAAAACCGCGTGTATTCCATTTACACTTACGTGAATGTTTCAGAAGATGGCGGCAAAAACTTTACACAACTAATGCCCGCTTACAATGCAAACAATGGCATTCATCCCGATCACCATGCGTGGTGGATTCATCCTAAAAATGGTAATTTTATGATTGATGGAAACGATGGTGGACTAAACATAACCAAAGATGGCGGCAAATCGTGGCGATTTATTGGCAATCTTCCGGTCGCTCAATTTTATCATATTAATGTAGATAACGATATTCCGTATAATGTTTACGGCGGTATGCAGGATAATGGGTCGTGGAAAGGCCCCGCCTATGTTTGGAGAGATCAAGGAATTCGCAACTCTTATTGGCAAGAAATTAGTTTTGGTGATGGATTTGATGTGGTGCCCGATAAAGAAAATTCACGTTTTGGTTGGTCTATGTATCAGCAAGGAAATGTTTTTAGATATGATGCCGAAACCGGCAACAACTATTCGGTAAGGCCAACGCATCCTGATGCCAATGTAAAGCTCCGATTTAATTGGAACGCAGCAATAAATATCGATCCTTTTGATAGCAAGACCTTATATTTTGGCAGTCAATTTGTGCACAAATCAACGGATAAAGGATTGACATGGGAGATTATTTCTGACGATTTAACAACCAACGACCCTGAAAAACTTAAACAAAGTGAAAGTGGCGGATTAACCATGGATGCCACCGGTGCCGAAAACCACTGTACCATTTTGGTTATCGAACCATCGCCCGTTGAAAAAGATATGCTTTGGATTGGCACCGATGATGGTCGCGTACATATAACCCAAAATGGCGGACAAAGCTATACCGAGGTCACCAAAAACATAAAAGATTTACCCACAGGAAGTTGGATTGCGCAAATAAAAGCTTCGAACAAAAACAAAGGTGAAGCCCTTTTAATCGCTAATGATTACAGGCGATTTAACTACACACCATACGCCTACCGCACTAAAAATTTCGGAAAAACATGGACACGTATTGTTGATGCCCATGATGTGGAAAGCTATACGCTGTCAATAATTGAAGATATTGAAGAACCAAACCTCATGTTTTTAGGAACTGATGACGGATTATACCTATCGCTTAATGCTGGAGAAACATGGACGAAATGGACGGAGGGTTTCCCTACGGTTTCGGTAAAGGATTTGGTTATTCATCCGCGGGAGCACGATTTAATTATAGGCACTTTTGGTCGTGCCGCTTGGGTTTTAGATGATATTCGCCCGCTGCGAGCCATCGCTAAAAACAAGCAACTTTTAAGCAAAAAACTAGAACTTTTTTCGCCTCCAATTGCTTATCAAGCAGCCTATCAACAACCTACCGGAAGCCGATTTGGAGCAGACGCAATCTATCATGGCGAAAACAGAAAGAGAGGCGCTCAAATAACATATTATGTAACTGTTGATAATAAAGAAGTTTCCGGCGATGATAAAGACCAAGAAAAAGATAACGATGCTTCTGAAAAAGATGAAACTAAAATCAAATGGGATTCCCTAACGATGAAAATTTATGATGGCGATCGTTTAATCCGAACTTTAAACCAAAAAGCACCAAAAGAAACCGGTATTTATAAATGGACTTGGAATATGGATGAAAAAGGTCCGGACAGAGCATCGAGAACCATTAGAAAAAGTAAAAGAGAAAACGGTGGCGTACAGGTGAAACCCGGTGTTTATAAAATCGTGATGCACTTTGGAGACCAAACTTCTGAGGACATGATTAGCGTAAAAAGCGACCCGCGTTTAAACAAAACCCAAAGCAGTATCGACGAAGTTTACAACGCTTCAAAAGATATTGAAAGTTTAACGCAACTTATGGCAGATGCTGTTAAGCAATTGGTTGAAAGTAAAAATGTTTCAAAAAAATACCAATCGGAACTTAAAAAATTAGATAAAGAAAAATATGAAGATGACATAAAAGCTTCAAAAAACATCATTAAGAAAATAGATGAGTTAATTGCCTTATATTTAGGGAAAGAAGATAAACGTCAAGGTATTACTCGCAATTCGGAAGTTAACATTAATCAGCGTATCCGTTTGGCGAATGGCTACGTGAGGTCGAGGCAAAATGGACTAACTTCAACTGAAAACACATTAATTGAACATGCCAAAAACGCTTTAAAAGAGGGCTTGGATAAAACCAACACCTTTTTCAATAACGATTGGAAAGCTTATAAAACGTCTATGGAAAATATTAACTTATCACCATTTAAAACCACTAAATCATTTAAATTAAATTAG
- a CDS encoding YdeI/OmpD-associated family protein, with translation MELPELYFKTDTEWRKWLHENHDTVKGVYLIFYKVENKEASMRWEEAVKVALCYGWIDSTVKSLGNGKRRQYFTPRNKKSVWSALNKKYIKELKASNLMHQSGLEIIKIAKENGSWTALDDVENEVIPKALQQAFNKNKDAFNNYKNFAPSYRKGYLYWLNQAKREATREKRITEIIRLCASNIKDRGGW, from the coding sequence ATGGAACTCCCCGAGCTGTATTTTAAAACCGATACCGAATGGCGCAAATGGTTACATGAAAATCACGACACGGTAAAAGGTGTGTATCTTATTTTTTATAAAGTTGAAAACAAAGAAGCGTCGATGCGGTGGGAAGAGGCTGTAAAAGTGGCACTTTGTTACGGTTGGATAGATTCTACAGTAAAAAGCTTGGGCAACGGAAAACGCCGACAGTATTTTACCCCACGAAACAAAAAAAGTGTGTGGAGTGCTTTAAATAAAAAATATATTAAAGAATTGAAGGCTTCAAATTTAATGCACCAAAGCGGTCTTGAAATTATAAAAATCGCAAAAGAAAACGGCTCTTGGACCGCTTTAGATGATGTTGAAAATGAAGTGATTCCAAAAGCACTTCAGCAAGCTTTCAATAAAAATAAAGACGCTTTTAATAATTATAAAAACTTCGCGCCGTCATACAGAAAAGGCTATTTGTATTGGTTAAACCAAGCCAAACGAGAAGCTACAAGAGAAAAACGCATTACAGAAATTATACGCCTTTGCGCATCAAATATTAAAGATAGAGGTGGTTGGTAA